The Streptomyces sp. NBC_00597 DNA segment AAGATCGACCGTTCCGCGCTGAAGCAGGCGGTGGACCGGTACCGGCTGCTGGACGTCGCGGCGGCCGACCCGGGCGCGGCGGGCGGCGACGCATAGCGCTCCGCGGGGCGGACGGCTGACGGCGGCGGGCCGGGGTGTGCGGGAGTGCGCCCCGGCCCGCTGCCGTTGCCCCGGCCGCTGCGGCACTGCGCCGGCCCATTCCGCTTTACCTGTTCCTTACGATGCTCCGTATGAAGGAACCCTCCCGCCAGCTGCGGTGGGAGCGGCGGAGTCAGACCCCGCTGCTCGTGCTCGCCGTGGCGTTCGCCGTCGCCTACACCGTGCCGATCGTCGTACCCGACGCGAATGCGCAGGTGCACCGGGCGTGCACGGTCACCGAGTGGGTGGTGTGGGGCGCGTTCGCCGCGGATTACCTGATGCGGCTGGGTCTGTCGACGGCGAAGAAGGCGTTCGTGCGGACCCACTGGCTGGACCTGGGCGCGGTGGTGTTGCCGATGTTCCAGCCGCTGCGGCTGTTGCGGCTGGTGTCCACGCTGCTGCTGGTGGGCCGGCGGGCCCGGATGGCCCCGCAGATCCGGCTGACCACGTATGTGGCGGGGGCGGTGGTCGGGCTGCTGATGTTCGGCTCGCTCGCCGTGCTGAGCGTGGAGCGGGACGCCCCCGACGGCAACATCAAGAACCTGGGCGATGCCGTGTGGTGGAGCTTCACCACGATGACGACCGTCGGGTACGGGGACCACTCCCCCACCACCGGGCTCGGCCGGATCATCGCCGTGGGGCTGATGCTGTCGGGGATCGCGCTGCTGGGTGTGGTGACCGCCAACATCGCGGCCTGGTTCATCTCCCGTTTCGAGCGCGACGACCAGGTGGAGCGGGCTCAGACCGCGGCGATCGCCGAACTGTCGGCGGAGGTACGGGCGCTGCGCGCCGAGATCGGGCGGCTGGGCGGGGCGTCGGCGGTGGCCGCCGAAGCCCAGGCGCCCGCTCCGGGTGCGGGAACCGCCCCGGGCTCCGGGGCCGACGTACCGGCCCTGGTGCCCGGAGCGGCCCCTGCGGCGGGTGCCGCTAGCGCTCCCACACCTTGAACGCGCGGATGAGGTAGGGCGATTCGGGCAGCCAGACCCCGTCGCCCGGGTAGGTCTGGAACTCTCCGGTCTCCTGGCACTCGGCCGACTGGTAGGTGGTCACGGGCCGCCCGGTGCGGTTGATCAGCGACTGGGCGCTGGTCCCGGCGGGCAGTGCCGTGCAGCTGTTGATGTCGAGGGTGCTCAGCTCGTGGGCGTGTCGGGTGCCCTTGAACTCCGGCTTCGCCCACAGGCACAGCTGGCCGGTGGCGCAGGCGGGTGCCTTGCCCGGCGGGGCGCCTGCGGCGTGTGCGGCGGTCGCCGTGCTCGGGATGAGGGCGGCGAGGGCCAGCAGGGTCGCGGCGAGGACGGTGGTGGACCGTGCGGGTGAACTCGTACGCATGACGGGTCAACTCCTTGTGGACCAGGGCGCCCGGACCGGTTCCGCAGCGCCTCTGACACCACGCTGACCTGCGAGGACGGCCGGGCGGAAGGGGTCAGGGGCGGGTCCACCCGGATAGGCGACGGCCCCGCCGGAACCGTCCGGCGGGGCCGTCGCGCCCACGAGGTTGACGCCGGTGCGGCTCAGACGTGGGCCGCGCCCGCCCCGGCTGCGGCGTTCTCGCCCCGCTTGGTGAAGCAGGCGACGAGCGCGGCGAGCACCGCGACGCAGCCGGCGACGGTGAAGGCGGTGCTCATGCCGGACACGAACGTGTCGTGCGCGACCTTGGTGATCGCCTCGGCGACCGGGGCCGGGGCCTCCGGCGGGACCGGGGCGATGCCGACCTGGACGCCCTTCTCGGCGAGGTCCAGCTGCTCCGGGGTGAGCGGGGGCAGCTGCGCCCGCTCCCAGTTGTCGCCGAACGAGTTGCCGACGGTGGTGGCCATGACCGCGCCGAGGACGGCGGTGCCGAGGCTGCCGCCGACCTGCATGGCGGCCTGCTGGAGCCCGCCCGCCACGCCGGAGAGCTCCAGCGGGGCGTTGCCGACGATGACCTCGGTGGCGCCGACCATGACGGGCGCGAGGCCGACACCGAGGAGGGCGAACCAGAGCGACATCTCCAGGGTGCCGGTGCCCGGGGTCAGCGCGGACATCCCGAAGCAGGCGGCGGCGGTCGCGACCATGCCGGTGACCAGCGGGATCCGCGGGCCGACGGCGGTGATGGCGGCGCCGGCCAGCGGCGAACCGATGATCATCATGCCGGTCAGCGGCAGCAGGTGCAGGCCGCTGTCGACCGGGCTCATGCCGTGCACGTTCTGCAGGTAGAAGGTGACGAAGAACAGGCCGCCCATGAAGGCGAAGGCCATCAGCACCATCAGCACCGTGCCCGCGGACAGGGGCAGCGAGCGGAACAAGCCGAGCGGGATCAGCGGCTCGGCGACCTTCGACTCCCAGACGGCGAAGAGCGTGAAGCAGACGACGGACGCGAGGAGGAACAGGATGGTCCGGGTGTCGCTCCAGCCCCACTCCGAGGCCTTGATCAGCGCCCAGATCAGCGAGAACATCGCGGCCGACAGCAGCAGGACACCGACGGCGTCGAAGGACTTCGGGGCGTTCTCGGCGCGGTGGTCGAGCAGGATGAACAGGCCGAAGGTCAGGGCGATGATGCCGACGGGCACGTTGATGAAGAAGACGGACTGCCAGCTGACGTTCTCCACGAGCAGGCCGCCCACGATGGGCCCGGCGGCGGTCGAGGCGCCGATGACCATGCCCCAGATGCCGATGGCCATGTTGAGCTTCTCGGCCGGGAAGGTGGCGCGCAGCAGGCCCAGCGCGGCGGGCATCAGCAGTGCGCCGAACAGGCCCTGCGCCACGCGGAACGCGATGACGTACTGGACGCCGGAGGAGAGGCCGATGGCGGCGGAGGCCGCGGCGAAGCCGGCGATGCCGATGAGGAAGGTCTGGCGGTGGCCGAAGCGGTCGCCGAGCTTGCCCGCGGTGATCAGCGAGACGGCCAGGGCCAGCAGGTAGCCGTTGGTGATCCACTGGACGTCGGCGAGCGAGGCGTGGAGGTGCTGCTGGATCGCGGGGTTGGCGACGGCGACGATCGTGCCGTCCAGGGTGACCATCATGACGCCGATCGCCACGGCGAAGAGGGTCAGCCAGGGGTGCCCGCGCAGCCCGGACCGGGCTGGGCCGGGACCGGATTCCTTGACGGGTAACCGGTCGCCCTGGTCTTCGATGGTGATCTGACTCGTCATGCGAACAGGCTAGTGACAGCGACTGACACTTCACAAACGGGTTAACGGGGCCATGGCTGTCAGCTCGGTCACAGGTACCCTGTCCGCTCACTCAGCGTCAGATTCGGCATGTGGAACATGCGGAAAGGACACCCCTCGGTGATGACCGACGAGGCGCCGGCGCCGGCGCCCGCGCCCGGACTGCGCGAACGCAAGAAGCGGCGCACCCGGGACGCGCTGCTGCGCGCCGCCCTCCTCCTCTTCGTCGCGCAGGGGTACGAGCACACCACCGTCGACGAGATCACCGACGCCGTCTACGTCTCCCAGCGCACCTTCTTCCGGTACTTCGCCAACAAGGAGGAGGTCGCCTTCGCCGTCCAGGACCTGGTCGAGGCGCACTTCGTCGCCGCGCTGCGCTCCCGGCCGCCCGCCGAGGGCCCGCTCGAAGCCCTGCGGGGCGCGGTGCTCGACGCCTGGGACACCCTCGACGAGGCCCTCTCCGACGTGGTCCCGGTCGATCTCTACATGCGCACCTACCAGCTGATCGAGTCGACGCCGGCACTGCTTGCGGTGCACCTGCGCCGCTCCACCGAGCTGGAGGAGCGGATCGCCCGGCTGATCGCCGAGCGCGAGGGGCTGGACGTGGACGCGGACCCGCGGCCCCGCGTGGCGGTCGCCGCGTTCTCCGGGGTGATGAGGGTCACCGGGCGGCTGTGGGGGCGGGGAGAGGACGCCAGCGTGGCCTCGATCCGACGGATGACCGAGTCCTACCTTGACCAGATCGGCCCTGCGCTGGCTGCGGACTGGCGCTGAACCCCCGTACGGAGTCGCACGGTCGACCGTGAACCCGGTCACCCCGGGCCCCGTGTCCGGATCCGGTCTCCTACGCTGGTCCCAGTGAACCTGCCCGGCCTCGCCCCCTCCATCGTCGGCGCCGACCCGCGCCCTGCCGCCCTGCGCACCCTGCTCGCGCTCGCGGTGGTCTTCATCATGCTGGCGACCACCGGCTGGACCGCGGTGCACCGCCCCGACGCGGGCACCTCGCTGCGGGCCGCCGCCCTCGCCTCCTGGGCCACGGCCCGGATCGACGGCCGGCCCCTGCCGCCCGCCGACGCCCCCGTACGGACGGTGGCCCGGTTCTTCGCCGGCCTGGACGGATCCCAGCGGGCCCGGCTCGCCGAGGGGTACCCCCTGGTCGTCGGCAACCTCGACGGGGCGCCCGCAGCCTTGCGCTACCGGGCCAACCTGCGCGGCCTGGAACAGGCCGAGCGGGTGGAGGACGCCCGCAGCCGGGACGTCAGCCTGACCCCGGCCGACCGCTCGACGGCCAGCCGGCGCTCCCACCGCTTCGCCTCCCTGGCCGAGCCGGGCCGGCAGATCCTCGCGTTCGACCCGACCGGCAACGGCCGCGTCGCCGAGGTCTTCGGCGACCTCGACAAGGCCGACCGGATCTCGGTGGTCGTCCCCGGCGTCGACACCGACGTGCTCACCTTCGAGCGCAGCCAGCGCCGCCTGACCGCCCCCGTCGGCATGGCGCAGTCGCTGTACGAGGCCCAGCGCACGCAGGCCCCCGGCAGCCGGACCGCGGTCATCGCCTGGGCCGGCTACACCGCGCCCACCGGGGTCGGCATGGACGCCGCCACGGGTCGGATGGCGATGGACGGCGCGGTACGACTGGAGGCCCTGACGGCGGCGCTGCCCGGGGACGCGGGCGTGGCGCTGTTCTGCCACAGCTACGGCTCGGTGGTGTGCGGGGTCGCCGCGCACGCACTGCCCCGGCGGGTGTCGGACGTGGTGGTGGCGGGCAGCCCGGGGATGCGTGCGGATTCTGTGGCCGGCCTGCACACGTCGGCCCGGGTCTGGGCCACGCGCGATTCCGGGGACTGGATCGCGGACGTGCCGCACGTGGAGGTCGGCGGGGTCGGCCACGGTGCGGATCCGGTGTCGCCGGAGTTCGGGTCGCGGCTGCTGTCCTCGGCGGGGGCGAAGCTCCACACCGGCTATTTCGAGCCAGGCACCGGATCCCTGGACAACTTCGCCAAAATCGGAACCGGTGCGTTCGGTTCCGTTGTGTGTGCGAGCGGCGACGATGCGTGCCGCCGTGGAATTTCCGGGACAGACGGGGACTGACACGTGTAGAGCCGCGGAAAACGGTCTCCGCACCGAGGGGGACGCACGGGGGTGCGTCCCTTTACCATGTGCCGCATGGGTGACGTACTGGCCGGAAATCATGCCGTCTGGGAGTTCGACTCGGACTCGTTGGTCATCCGCTTCGCACGGGGGATGAGAACACCGAAACTCCTTCATGCCCTCGGGGCGCGGCGGATCCCCTTCGAGGCGTTGTCGGGGGTGACGGTGAACGCGACCGGGTCCGGAGGAAAACGGGACGCGGTGGTGCTGCGTGCCGTGCCGCGGGCGGGTGCGGATCCGCTGATGGAGGTCGCGGCAGGACAGCTGCGGGAGGTCTGCGACCCGTACCGGCTCGTACTGCCGGGCGACCGGGCCGGGCGGGCTGCCGAGTTCGCGGACGCCGTACGGGCCCGGCTGGGCCCCGGATCCGACGGTCCGGCGGAACGATTCCTCGTCCAGGTGCCGGAGCCGCCGCTCCAGCTGAAGGCGTACGACGCGCGCCTGGGGTTCGACGGCTCGACCGTCACCTTCCACTGGTCGCGCACGGGCGCCACGAGCGCCAAGTGGAAGGCGGGCGACCAGCGTTGTCCACTGTCCGCGCTGACCGGGGTCGAGTGGCGCACGCCGGAGGGCCCCGGCGGCCACCTGCGGCTGCTGCGCAGGGACGCCGCCGCCGATCCGCGCCCCGACCACGACCTGGCGTCCGCGGTGTTCGGCGTCGGGTACGGCTCGGTGCACGAATCGCTGCCGTTCGCGGCGGCCGTCCTCGCCGCCCTGCGCGGCCGCACCCCGGTGGCCTCGGTCCCGGCGGCCCGCACGGACGAACGCCTGCAGCACCTGAGCGAGCTGCACAGCGCGGGGCTGCTGACGGACGCCGAGTACTCGGCGCTGCGCGACCGCTTCACCGCCGAAGCCTGACCTCCCCGGCCGGACCCCGGCGCCGCCCCGGGTCGGGCCCGGCCGGGCCCTGGCCAGGCCCGGCTGACCCGGCGCGGACCGGCTGGCCCGGCGCGGCCCGGCTGACCCGGCGCGGACCGGCTGGCCCGGCGCGGACCGGCCGGCGACCGGTCGACGGTCGTTCCCGGGGTCCCGCCGCCGAACGCCGGGAGGCATTGCGGCGGCGGCGCCCGTACGGGCCCGGTCCGCTCGGCCGGCTCAGTCCTCGCGGGCCGCGGACGTCCAGGTCATGTCCGGGTAGCGGTCGCCCGCGACCTGGGCGGCGATCGGCTCCAGCAGGGCCAGCTCCGCCGGCGTCAGGGTGATCCGGGTCGCCGCGGCGTTCTCCGCGAGGCGGCCGGGCTTGCGGGTGCCCGGGATCGGGACCACCGTCAGCCCGTGCACCTGCGCCTGCTGGTGCACCCAGGCCAGCGCGATCTGCGCCGGGCTCGCCCCGTGCGCCTGCGCGATCTCCCGGACCGGCGCCAGCAGGGCCGCGTTGGCCTTGGCGTTGTCGCCGGTGAACCGGGGCTGGAAGCGGCGGAAGTCCGCCGCCGACAGATCGGCCGCCGCGTCCGAGAACGCGCCGGTCAGGAAGCCGCGCCCGAGCGGGGAGTACGGCACGAAGGCCACGCCCAGCTCCGCCGCCGCGCCCACCGCGCTGCGCTCCACGTCCCGGCTGAACAGCGACCACTCCGACTGGAGTGCCGCGATCGGGTGCACCGCGTACGCCTCGCGCAGCTCGGCGCCGGTGACCTCGCTGAGCCCCAGGTGGCGCACCTTGCCCTCCTGTACCAGCTCGGCCATCGTGCCCACCGACTCGGCGAACGGCACGGCCGGGTCGCGCCGGTGCATGTAGTAGAGGTCGATCACGTCGGTCCCGAGCCGCCGCAGGCTGTCCTCGACGGCCTGGCGGATGTACGCGCGGTCGTTGCGGATGCCCCGGTACTGCGGGTCGTCGCTGCGCGCGATGCCGAACTTGGTGGCGAGGGTGATCTCGTCGCGGCGCTCGGCCACGAGCGGCGCGAGGAACTCTTCGTTGGCGCCGCGCCCGTAGGTGTCCGCCGTGTCGAAGAGGGTGACCCCGGCGGCCAGGGCCGCTTCCAGGGTGTCGCGGGCGCGGGCCTCGTCGGTCTCGCCGTAGAACTCGCTCATGCCCATGCAGCCGAGGCCCTGGACGCCCACCAGCGGGCCTCCCTTGCCGAGTTCAACCTGCTCGATGGTGGTGTTCTGCGTCATTGCTGTGTCGCCTTCCCCGCGGTCGTGCCCGTGGCATACATGTCGATCTTGAAGTCCAGTACGGCGAGTGCGTCGGTCAGTTCCGTGATCCGCGCGCGGACCTCGCGCCGCGTCTGCTCCAACAGTTCGCGGCGCTGGTCGACGGTGTGCTCGCCCTCGCGCACAAGTTCTGCGTAGCGGACCATGTCGGCCACCGACATCCCGGTGGTGCGCAGCTTGCCCACGAAGGCGAGCCAATGGAGGTCCTTGTCGCTGAACCGGCGCTGTCCCGAGTGGGAGCGGTCCACGTGCGGCATCAGGCCGATCCGTTCGTACCAGCGCAGGGTGTGCTGGGTCAGACCGGTCCGGGCCTCGACCTCGCTGATCGTGTACCGCGTCTGCGTCAGGCTCATGGCGACCACGCTAAAACCTTGGAGTGCACTCCAAGCAAGTAGGCTCGGCCGCATGGAGAGCGTGGAGACCCTACAGAGCCTGCGGACCATCGAGAACTGGCCGGTACCGACCGCCGCGGCGGCCGTCGTGCGCGCGGACGGGAGCCTGGCCGGATCCCACGGGCCCGTCGACCACCGCTTCGCGCTGGCCTCGGTGACCAAGCCGCTCGCCGCGTACGCCGCGCTCGTCGCGTACGAGGAGGGGGCGATCGAGCTGGACGAGCCGGCCGGGCCCGAAGGTTCGACGGTCCGTCACCTGCTCGCGCACACCAGCGGGCTGGCCTTCGACGAGCACCGTGCGATGGCCGCGCCCGGCACGCGCCGGCTGTACTCGAACGCCGGTTTCGAGGTGCTCGGC contains these protein-coding regions:
- a CDS encoding aldo/keto reductase, with product MTQNTTIEQVELGKGGPLVGVQGLGCMGMSEFYGETDEARARDTLEAALAAGVTLFDTADTYGRGANEEFLAPLVAERRDEITLATKFGIARSDDPQYRGIRNDRAYIRQAVEDSLRRLGTDVIDLYYMHRRDPAVPFAESVGTMAELVQEGKVRHLGLSEVTGAELREAYAVHPIAALQSEWSLFSRDVERSAVGAAAELGVAFVPYSPLGRGFLTGAFSDAAADLSAADFRRFQPRFTGDNAKANAALLAPVREIAQAHGASPAQIALAWVHQQAQVHGLTVVPIPGTRKPGRLAENAAATRITLTPAELALLEPIAAQVAGDRYPDMTWTSAARED
- a CDS encoding alpha/beta hydrolase; the protein is MLATTGWTAVHRPDAGTSLRAAALASWATARIDGRPLPPADAPVRTVARFFAGLDGSQRARLAEGYPLVVGNLDGAPAALRYRANLRGLEQAERVEDARSRDVSLTPADRSTASRRSHRFASLAEPGRQILAFDPTGNGRVAEVFGDLDKADRISVVVPGVDTDVLTFERSQRRLTAPVGMAQSLYEAQRTQAPGSRTAVIAWAGYTAPTGVGMDAATGRMAMDGAVRLEALTAALPGDAGVALFCHSYGSVVCGVAAHALPRRVSDVVVAGSPGMRADSVAGLHTSARVWATRDSGDWIADVPHVEVGGVGHGADPVSPEFGSRLLSSAGAKLHTGYFEPGTGSLDNFAKIGTGAFGSVVCASGDDACRRGISGTDGD
- a CDS encoding potassium channel family protein — translated: MKEPSRQLRWERRSQTPLLVLAVAFAVAYTVPIVVPDANAQVHRACTVTEWVVWGAFAADYLMRLGLSTAKKAFVRTHWLDLGAVVLPMFQPLRLLRLVSTLLLVGRRARMAPQIRLTTYVAGAVVGLLMFGSLAVLSVERDAPDGNIKNLGDAVWWSFTTMTTVGYGDHSPTTGLGRIIAVGLMLSGIALLGVVTANIAAWFISRFERDDQVERAQTAAIAELSAEVRALRAEIGRLGGASAVAAEAQAPAPGAGTAPGSGADVPALVPGAAPAAGAASAPTP
- a CDS encoding DUF4429 domain-containing protein, translated to MCRMGDVLAGNHAVWEFDSDSLVIRFARGMRTPKLLHALGARRIPFEALSGVTVNATGSGGKRDAVVLRAVPRAGADPLMEVAAGQLREVCDPYRLVLPGDRAGRAAEFADAVRARLGPGSDGPAERFLVQVPEPPLQLKAYDARLGFDGSTVTFHWSRTGATSAKWKAGDQRCPLSALTGVEWRTPEGPGGHLRLLRRDAAADPRPDHDLASAVFGVGYGSVHESLPFAAAVLAALRGRTPVASVPAARTDERLQHLSELHSAGLLTDAEYSALRDRFTAEA
- a CDS encoding MerR family transcriptional regulator, translated to MSLTQTRYTISEVEARTGLTQHTLRWYERIGLMPHVDRSHSGQRRFSDKDLHWLAFVGKLRTTGMSVADMVRYAELVREGEHTVDQRRELLEQTRREVRARITELTDALAVLDFKIDMYATGTTAGKATQQ
- a CDS encoding MFS transporter codes for the protein MTSQITIEDQGDRLPVKESGPGPARSGLRGHPWLTLFAVAIGVMMVTLDGTIVAVANPAIQQHLHASLADVQWITNGYLLALAVSLITAGKLGDRFGHRQTFLIGIAGFAAASAAIGLSSGVQYVIAFRVAQGLFGALLMPAALGLLRATFPAEKLNMAIGIWGMVIGASTAAGPIVGGLLVENVSWQSVFFINVPVGIIALTFGLFILLDHRAENAPKSFDAVGVLLLSAAMFSLIWALIKASEWGWSDTRTILFLLASVVCFTLFAVWESKVAEPLIPLGLFRSLPLSAGTVLMVLMAFAFMGGLFFVTFYLQNVHGMSPVDSGLHLLPLTGMMIIGSPLAGAAITAVGPRIPLVTGMVATAAACFGMSALTPGTGTLEMSLWFALLGVGLAPVMVGATEVIVGNAPLELSGVAGGLQQAAMQVGGSLGTAVLGAVMATTVGNSFGDNWERAQLPPLTPEQLDLAEKGVQVGIAPVPPEAPAPVAEAITKVAHDTFVSGMSTAFTVAGCVAVLAALVACFTKRGENAAAGAGAAHV
- a CDS encoding peptidase inhibitor family I36 protein codes for the protein MRTSSPARSTTVLAATLLALAALIPSTATAAHAAGAPPGKAPACATGQLCLWAKPEFKGTRHAHELSTLDINSCTALPAGTSAQSLINRTGRPVTTYQSAECQETGEFQTYPGDGVWLPESPYLIRAFKVWER
- a CDS encoding TetR family transcriptional regulator, whose translation is MTDEAPAPAPAPGLRERKKRRTRDALLRAALLLFVAQGYEHTTVDEITDAVYVSQRTFFRYFANKEEVAFAVQDLVEAHFVAALRSRPPAEGPLEALRGAVLDAWDTLDEALSDVVPVDLYMRTYQLIESTPALLAVHLRRSTELEERIARLIAEREGLDVDADPRPRVAVAAFSGVMRVTGRLWGRGEDASVASIRRMTESYLDQIGPALAADWR